GCGGCGGCCCTGGCCTGCCTCGCGCCGGCCGGATCGGCCCGGTCGGCTGCTTGAGGCCGTACGTCAGGCCAGGCCGTAGCGCCGGACCGACTCCTCTTCCTGTGCCAGGCGGTGCATCGCCCTGAGCACCGGTTCGACGAGGATCGCCCCCGCGACGGCCACCTCCACCTTCTCCGCCTCCGAGGGGTGCTTCTCCACGATGTCCAGGTCGTACACGGCCACTTGGTGCATCAGGCGGGCATAGGGAACCATCATCTCCGCGTCCCACGGGTATCCCAGCCTGATGAGGGAGGCCACCGCGGCCACCAGCGACCGGTGGTCCGGGGAGATGGCGGCGAGGTCCCTGGCGGTGGACCAGCCCAGGGTCTCCAGCAACCGGTCCACCTCGCGGCGGGCGGTGGCCACGGCCTCGTC
This is a stretch of genomic DNA from Streptomyces sp. NBC_00091. It encodes these proteins:
- a CDS encoding MerR family transcriptional regulator → MRLAELSERSGISTATIKYYLREGLLPPGRRISATTADYDETHLRRLRLVRALIQVGRVSVATAKEVLRHVDDDSLGTAMRLGAALWALPQVPEPDDADEVDEAVATARREVDRLLETLGWSTARDLAAISPDHRSLVAAVASLIRLGYPWDAEMMVPYARLMHQVAVYDLDIVEKHPSEAEKVEVAVAGAILVEPVLRAMHRLAQEEESVRRYGLA